Proteins encoded by one window of Candidatus Obscuribacter sp.:
- a CDS encoding DUF4034 domain-containing protein, translating into MCKRPREYYEKQRVKAKKARYSWIKLLLFGVFSFVIVTFAVIWNKYGAVIAQVMFVPQWRQEFDSAKEHWQEDRPRAQQMIDKAIKDAHQSNATPFQLMAVHRDYACLLYDNGEFQKGHDEITKAIAAAPATLNPVEADLLSHVYQERGWERHREHFADESEPDGIEDQTKSVEVSEKAFGANAHQTIDKLSSLAVMYSEDNQKEKAKDAFAKVINASDNIKGCEGCGWYAYAMKARSEAGERDYKNAMKDYLHACTLAQSDEQKERIYQEFYTGVSYHKPPRSTGAERARGLFNKGQYKELDAMAQDLRKSGKACADGFWDLDLMYWIVEGAANNHGQSQSDYEQSIFDLNKWLKAEPKSAMARIALADCYVDYAWLDRGGGWANEVTDKGWRLYKDRIAKAKQVLDASPQLCKQDPRASYVYDRIALAGEIDREQYFKMVDACHKDWPDYTPIDLAVGWYLLPRWHGEEYDTEKYIEKRATEIGGVKGDLARARMAWKNSKHLNNAWTAESPMKWVDVKRGFNEMFKQYPNDIDARLAFMNISRRAHDQKGFEQVFEMGK; encoded by the coding sequence TTGTGTAAGCGCCCGAGAGAATATTATGAAAAACAACGAGTCAAAGCCAAAAAAGCCAGGTATAGCTGGATCAAACTTTTGCTCTTTGGCGTTTTTAGCTTTGTTATCGTTACTTTTGCAGTGATCTGGAATAAATATGGCGCCGTTATTGCTCAGGTAATGTTTGTGCCGCAGTGGCGACAGGAATTTGACTCCGCCAAAGAGCACTGGCAGGAAGACCGTCCTCGTGCTCAGCAGATGATTGATAAAGCTATTAAAGATGCGCATCAATCCAATGCCACACCGTTTCAGTTGATGGCAGTGCACCGTGATTATGCCTGTCTTTTATATGATAATGGTGAATTTCAAAAAGGACATGACGAAATCACAAAAGCTATTGCTGCTGCTCCCGCCACGTTAAATCCGGTGGAAGCAGACTTGCTCTCCCATGTTTATCAAGAGCGCGGCTGGGAGAGGCACCGTGAGCATTTTGCGGATGAATCTGAGCCAGATGGTATTGAAGACCAGACCAAATCGGTAGAGGTGTCTGAGAAGGCTTTTGGTGCTAATGCGCATCAGACTATAGATAAATTGTCCAGCCTGGCAGTGATGTACAGTGAGGACAACCAAAAAGAAAAAGCAAAAGATGCCTTTGCTAAAGTGATCAATGCCAGCGATAACATCAAGGGTTGTGAGGGCTGTGGTTGGTATGCATATGCCATGAAAGCGCGCAGTGAAGCCGGTGAGCGCGACTATAAAAATGCCATGAAAGATTACCTCCATGCTTGTACTCTGGCGCAAAGTGATGAGCAAAAGGAGCGCATTTATCAGGAGTTTTATACTGGTGTGAGTTATCACAAACCGCCGCGCTCTACCGGTGCAGAGAGGGCGCGTGGGCTCTTTAACAAAGGCCAGTACAAAGAGCTTGATGCCATGGCACAAGACCTGCGTAAGAGTGGTAAAGCTTGTGCTGACGGCTTTTGGGATCTTGATTTGATGTATTGGATCGTTGAGGGCGCTGCTAACAATCATGGGCAAAGTCAGTCAGACTATGAGCAAAGTATATTTGACCTCAACAAATGGCTAAAAGCAGAGCCCAAGTCAGCTATGGCTCGTATTGCTCTGGCTGATTGTTATGTCGATTATGCCTGGCTTGACAGAGGTGGCGGCTGGGCCAATGAAGTCACTGATAAAGGTTGGAGGTTGTATAAGGATCGCATTGCTAAGGCCAAGCAAGTGCTCGATGCCAGCCCTCAGCTGTGCAAGCAAGACCCTCGTGCCAGCTATGTCTATGACCGCATAGCGCTGGCTGGTGAGATAGATCGGGAGCAGTATTTTAAAATGGTCGATGCCTGTCACAAAGATTGGCCTGACTATACGCCGATTGACTTGGCTGTAGGCTGGTATCTGCTACCTCGCTGGCACGGTGAAGAATACGACACCGAAAAATACATCGAAAAGCGTGCCACCGAGATTGGTGGCGTCAAAGGTGACCTGGCTCGTGCTCGTATGGCCTGGAAGAATAGCAAACATCTCAATAATGCCTGGACTGCCGAGTCACCCATGAAGTGGGTCGACGTCAAACGGGGCTTTAATGAAATGTTTAAGCAGTATCCAAACGACATTGATGCTCGTCTTGCCTTTATGAATATCTCGCGCAGAGCCCATGACCAGAAAGGATTTGAACAAGTATTTGAGATGGGCAAATAG
- a CDS encoding radical SAM protein, which yields MSTQLSAIEAKVASQERITRSEIEWLWHNAKDEELSRLASTVRARFHKRDEATYLLMRIINYTNVCVAKCDYCSFYRLPNDSDGYVRSKEYIFSKIDELKSVGGSFFGFNGGFNPKLKIDYYVDLFRSIRERYGDSIEFYALTVVEFLYIARLSKLSNAEALKMLKEAGVNWITGGGAEILADSFRLRHSPLKYTVKEYMDTQADILDAGLKTTGTMVIGFDESLEERLDHLDTVREFQDKRLEAGKEGLFSFLCWTYKPYNNELGGEEISSQEYMRHLAISRIYLDNIKFMRTSVLTQNQAALDGLNYGANDFDIPWEDEVTQLAGAVIERDVERILGYTREAGFEPRLRAVNLATV from the coding sequence ATGTCCACACAATTGAGTGCAATCGAAGCCAAAGTAGCAAGCCAAGAGCGTATTACACGCTCCGAGATAGAATGGCTCTGGCACAACGCAAAAGACGAGGAGCTATCACGCCTGGCCAGTACGGTACGGGCGAGATTTCACAAACGGGATGAAGCCACTTATCTGCTCATGCGCATTATCAATTACACCAATGTCTGTGTGGCTAAATGCGACTACTGCTCCTTTTACCGCCTGCCCAATGACTCCGATGGCTATGTGCGCAGCAAAGAGTACATCTTTAGCAAAATTGATGAGCTAAAATCAGTTGGCGGCAGCTTTTTTGGCTTTAATGGCGGCTTTAACCCCAAACTCAAAATCGATTATTACGTCGATCTCTTCAGGTCTATCCGTGAGCGTTATGGCGACTCAATTGAGTTTTATGCACTGACAGTAGTGGAGTTTTTGTACATTGCCAGACTGAGCAAATTAAGCAATGCCGAGGCTCTCAAAATGCTCAAAGAGGCTGGAGTTAACTGGATTACCGGCGGCGGTGCCGAAATACTGGCAGACTCTTTTAGACTGCGTCACAGCCCGCTTAAATACACAGTAAAAGAATACATGGACACCCAGGCTGATATCCTCGATGCCGGTCTTAAAACCACTGGCACAATGGTGATTGGTTTTGATGAGAGTCTGGAAGAGCGCCTTGATCACCTCGACACCGTGCGCGAGTTTCAAGACAAGCGTCTTGAGGCTGGCAAAGAAGGTCTATTTAGCTTCCTTTGCTGGACCTACAAGCCTTATAACAATGAACTTGGTGGTGAGGAAATATCCTCACAAGAATACATGCGCCACTTGGCTATCAGCCGCATCTATCTGGACAACATCAAATTTATGCGCACCTCTGTGCTAACCCAAAACCAGGCAGCACTAGATGGACTTAACTACGGTGCTAATGACTTTGATATCCCCTGGGAAGACGAAGTCACACAACTAGCAGGAGCCGTGATTGAGCGTGATGTAGAGCGCATCCTGGGCTATACCAGAGAGGCCGGATTTGAGCCCAGACTGCGAGCTGTCAATTTAGCGACTGTATAA
- a CDS encoding ATP-binding protein, giving the protein MKNPFEYGGVVGQGAFCNRKQELEELRRVFENAGRLFMYSERRVGKTSLVKLALSKLPQSDFITAYVDLWPTTSGNDLALRLAKAVGDASASTTTKLINLGKKFFSSFQPSVSIDQSGAPQLVFGLNKESLVGPALEEVLQALPKIAEQSGKTLVVVFDEFQQIAEYESDTVEKTLRSSIQHHQNIAYVFLGSRKHVIEAMFLDKSRPLYRSAAHYPLGMIDLSAWEIFVSEKFAGTGKNIDRAIIERIYGFTQGHPFYTQHLCHAIWELTPDGSKVTDEIVKAALNLLLDREAFAYTALWESLASNQKTLIEAIASAKNGFKPFSAEFIKNSGLRTPSNIQRAAEALWQRDLIDRDDKGSYYIPDKFFKFWLLKRAATGSVPEIF; this is encoded by the coding sequence ATGAAGAATCCATTTGAGTATGGCGGGGTTGTAGGACAGGGCGCCTTTTGCAACAGGAAACAAGAACTTGAAGAGTTAAGGCGAGTTTTTGAAAACGCCGGCAGACTTTTTATGTATTCCGAGCGACGTGTTGGCAAGACCTCGCTAGTTAAACTCGCTCTTTCCAAGCTGCCACAGTCAGACTTCATCACAGCATATGTTGACCTCTGGCCCACAACGAGCGGCAATGACCTGGCACTTAGATTGGCAAAAGCTGTTGGCGATGCCTCCGCTTCCACGACCACCAAATTAATAAATTTGGGCAAGAAATTCTTCTCATCCTTCCAGCCATCAGTTTCAATCGATCAATCTGGCGCTCCGCAATTAGTGTTTGGCTTAAACAAAGAAAGCTTGGTGGGACCGGCACTAGAGGAGGTCCTTCAAGCCTTACCTAAAATCGCAGAACAATCTGGTAAAACTCTTGTTGTTGTTTTTGATGAATTTCAACAGATAGCAGAATATGAATCTGATACGGTCGAAAAAACGCTGCGCAGCAGTATCCAACATCACCAAAATATCGCCTATGTCTTCTTAGGCAGTAGAAAACACGTAATAGAGGCGATGTTCCTTGACAAAAGCAGACCACTATATCGCTCAGCGGCTCACTACCCATTAGGAATGATCGATTTATCTGCCTGGGAGATTTTTGTCAGCGAAAAATTTGCTGGTACTGGCAAAAATATTGATAGAGCAATAATCGAGCGTATTTACGGTTTTACGCAAGGACATCCTTTTTACACTCAGCATTTGTGTCATGCCATCTGGGAGCTAACCCCAGATGGCTCAAAAGTTACTGACGAAATCGTAAAAGCTGCTTTAAATCTACTGCTTGACCGGGAAGCTTTTGCCTATACAGCTCTTTGGGAATCACTTGCCAGTAATCAAAAGACACTGATAGAAGCAATTGCTTCGGCAAAAAATGGCTTTAAACCATTCAGTGCAGAGTTTATCAAAAACTCTGGCTTGCGCACACCGTCAAATATTCAGAGGGCGGCTGAGGCACTCTGGCAAAGAGATCTGATAGACAGGGATGACAAAGGCTCATATTATATCCCCGACAAATTCTTTAAGTTTTGGCTATTGAAGCGGGCCGCCACAGGATCTGTACCTGAAATTTTCTAG
- the hisS gene encoding histidine--tRNA ligase encodes MATTVSNAPQSGMRDFLPAEVRLRDWATSVITSTYEQFGFTKIETPCLENIALLKRGDGGENLQLIFEILKRGEKLEKVVAAARDNGAKAERGDLTDMGLRFDLTVPLVRFYSHNQQNLPNPFKSIQIGSVWRAESAQQGRYRQFTQCDIDIFGVKNEVAEIELLQATSEALVKLGFDGFTICINDRRILANIAKFCGFEEARFENVFIALDKLDKIGLDGVGHELAGQGHSAQAISALNSLLVSLAEGPTDSLKQLEMLTSTINLDDQAASGLRNIISIVGAGSGGKFKMQFEPSLVRGMGYYTGPIFEIKYPGYNYSVAGGGRYDKMVGKMSGRDVPACGFSIGFERIIGILMDNQFEPPGAMERLALIFEDGRDKLEDVMLASAKLRDRGFAVVVQAKKKDMRKQIDQLPTQGVHKLCMFKGDVVNLEIKSLTV; translated from the coding sequence ATGGCCACCACCGTGAGTAATGCACCGCAAAGCGGCATGCGCGATTTTTTACCAGCGGAGGTGAGATTGAGAGACTGGGCTACCAGTGTTATCACCAGCACCTATGAGCAATTTGGCTTTACCAAAATAGAGACCCCCTGCCTCGAAAACATCGCCCTGCTCAAGCGCGGCGACGGCGGCGAAAACCTGCAATTGATTTTTGAAATACTAAAACGCGGCGAAAAGCTCGAAAAAGTCGTAGCTGCCGCTCGCGACAATGGCGCTAAAGCTGAGCGCGGCGACCTCACTGATATGGGGCTGAGATTTGACCTGACGGTGCCTCTGGTGCGTTTTTATAGTCACAACCAGCAAAACCTACCCAACCCTTTTAAGAGCATCCAGATAGGCAGCGTATGGCGTGCCGAAAGCGCTCAACAAGGACGCTACCGCCAATTTACACAGTGCGATATCGACATCTTTGGTGTCAAAAACGAAGTTGCCGAAATCGAGCTATTGCAGGCCACATCAGAAGCACTGGTCAAATTGGGCTTTGATGGTTTTACCATCTGTATCAATGACCGTCGCATCTTGGCTAACATCGCCAAGTTTTGCGGCTTTGAAGAAGCGCGCTTTGAAAATGTCTTTATCGCTCTCGATAAGCTCGACAAGATTGGCCTTGATGGAGTTGGTCATGAGCTAGCTGGACAGGGTCACTCGGCTCAAGCCATCAGTGCACTCAATAGCCTCCTTGTTAGCCTGGCTGAAGGACCAACAGACAGCCTCAAACAACTGGAAATGTTGACCAGCACAATCAATCTCGACGACCAGGCGGCAAGCGGTCTGCGCAATATCATCAGTATCGTGGGAGCAGGCAGCGGCGGCAAATTTAAAATGCAATTTGAGCCATCACTGGTGCGCGGCATGGGCTACTACACTGGTCCTATTTTTGAGATCAAATATCCTGGCTACAACTACTCAGTAGCTGGCGGCGGTCGCTATGACAAAATGGTCGGCAAAATGTCCGGACGCGATGTACCGGCATGTGGCTTTAGCATTGGCTTTGAGCGCATTATCGGCATCCTCATGGACAATCAGTTTGAGCCACCAGGTGCGATGGAGCGTCTAGCACTAATATTCGAAGACGGTCGCGACAAGCTCGAAGACGTCATGTTAGCGTCCGCCAAATTGCGCGATAGAGGCTTTGCTGTAGTAGTCCAAGCCAAGAAAAAGGATATGCGCAAACAAATCGATCAATTGCCAACTCAAGGTGTGCACAAGCTCTGCATGTTTAAAGGCGATGTGGTCAATCTTGAGATCAAATCGCTAACAGTCTAA